ATCTCGGCCTCGTATGCGACGCTCCCACAGTGACAACTTCCATCAACCTTCATTGTGTCGCTCTCGAGTTCGGTGGGTCATATCGATGGCGAACCTCTTTTCACGCGGATTGTGATGGATCAACGGGACTGTCCGCGAGTCTCCGTCTCGAGAACTCCACCCGGGGCGAGCTTTCGTGTTGAGCGAGGATAGGTAGCCCGGCCTCTCCGCGGTACCCTGCCTCTGGGTATGCTGTTGCAGTGATGCGCGTCCCGTGAGGAGCGCTCCGAGTGGGGGATGGCCGTTCTTCCGGGGTTCCTGCGCCCCGAGGTGATCGAGTCGCTCCGCCTCGAGTGCGAGTCACTCGCCAAGGTGGGGCACTTCTCGGAGTGCGCGGCACGCCGTGGATCGAAGTGCCGCCGGCTGATCTTCCCGACGACCACCCGCGGCGCACGTTCCAGCGCACTGCGCTCACCGCGGTGGCCTACGACCCAAGTGGTCGCACTCGAGAACGACCGCGGTCTGCCCACCACCTACATGTATACCGAAACCGTCGCGGTGCCGAAGCAGATCAGGGGTGACGGCCTCGGCGCGGGAGTGTTCGGAACGAACTTCACGTTCGACGACTTCGAGCGCTTCATGAGTCTGAATCGCACCGAGGAATCGAAACGCCTGTCCGACGAAACTCGCGAAGGGCACCCATCGTTCGTGCTGGTGTCGACCCCGCGTGACCCGATTCGCGGCTCCTACACCAAAGTGAAGACTTGGGTCTATGGCGATCAGGAGCGGGTGCGCCGCGTCCTGAAGGCCGACCTCGACCGCATCGTGACGAAGGACGGTCTGTCCTATCCCGGGCGAATCACTCTCCGCGATCTCACGGAAGGCACGCAGACACAGCTCGACATCACCTCGTCGGAGATCGACGGGAAGCTGGTATCGCAAGGCGAGCTCGAAGTCGGCGAGCTCGGCCGCTACTGCCGCTAGGCCCACGGCACCCGCGCCGCGCTCGGCATCCAGCGAATCACCGCCGAGATCAACGCGCAGCGCGCCGACGAGCCGCCGAACGTCCTGGCTCCCGAATGGGACGTCTGGTCCGTCATCGAATGCGAAGACCGCAAAGCGACCTTCCCCGCTCGCTTCCTCAGCCGGCACGCGCCAGACTCTCGGGACTCTCATGACGGCCGAGCCAACGCCCAGGCGCGCGAGCGGGACTCCGCGCCTCACTTCGGCTGGCTTCCTGCGCGAAGTACTCCGGCTGGCCACGCCCTACTGGAGCTCCGAGCAAAAGCTACGCGTGCGCGGTGTGACCTTCTTGCTTCTGATCCTGACCGGCGGGCAGGTGGGCATCACCGTCTGGGGCAACTACTGGAACCGCGACTTCTTCGACGCGCTGGAGGCGCGCTCGGTGAGCCGGGTGCTCGTGCAGGTGGCCGTGTTCGCAGCGATCTTCGCGGCCTCGATCGCAGTCACCGCGGCGCACCTCATGGTCAAGCGCTGGCTGCAGCTCGGCTGGCGCGAGTGGCTCACGCTGAAGCTCGTAGGTCGCTGGATGGAAGGCGGACGGCACTACCGCCTGCTCCTCGCGCCGGCCGCGCACGACAACCCGGACCAGCGCATCGCGGAAGACATCCGCATCGCGACCGAGAGCGCGGTCGCGCTCGCGCACACGCTGGTCTACTCGGTGCTCACTCTCGGGCTGTTCGTCGAGATCCTCTGGTCGGTCTCGGGCCCCGCCACGGTGAGTGGCACCACGATCCAGGTGCCCGGCTTCATGGTGCCGCTCGCGTTCCTGTACGCGGGCGTGGGCAGCGCGCTGGGTTGGTGGCTCGGGCGCCCGCTCGTGCGCTCGACGAACGCCCTGCAGACCGCGGAGGCGGACTTCCGCTTCGGGCTGGCAAGCGCGCGCGAGCACTCCGAAGCGATCGCGCTCGTGCGCGGCGAGCCGGGCGAGCGCGCACGCGCGAGCACGCGCTTCGCGGAGATCATCCGGAGCTGGGACCGCCAGTCACTCGCCTACATGGGGCTCGTGTCGTTCTCGACCGGCTACGGTGGGCTCCTGCCCGTGTTCCCGCTGCTCGTCGCGGCGCCACGCTACATCGCAGGCTTCATGACGCTGGGCGCGCTGATGCAGGCTGCCCAGGCGTTCCAGCGCCTCACGGGAGCGCTCTCCTGGCCGGTCGACAACCTTGGCGAGCTCGCGAGCTGCCGCACCGCGGCGGGTCGCGTGCTGGCGCTGCACCAGGACCTGGAGCGATTGGATTCGGAGGCGCGCGCCCCCAGCGCGGCGCGGATCGTGGTCAGTCCATCGTCCGAACGACGCCTGGCGATCGAGGACCTGTCCATCGCCGAGCCGTCGGGGGAGGTGCTCCTGGAAGGTCTCTCGGCGGAGCTTGGGCGCGGGAAGCGACTGCTCGTCACGGGTGACTCGACGGTGACGAGCACCCTCTTCAAGGTGATTGCCGGTCTCTGGCCGTGGGGCCGTGGCCGCGTGCTTCTGCCGCGCGACAAGGACCGCGGCGTGCTGCTGATACCGCAGCGGCCGTTCCTGCCCGAGGGCAGCCTGCGCCAGGCGCTGTGCTATCCGAGCCCGCCCAGCGTATTCGATGACAAGGCGCTTCGCCACGCGCTCGAGTGCGCCGGCATCCTGTGGCTCGCGCGCCGCCTCGACAAGGTGGGCCAGTGGGAGCGCATCCTCCCGTTGCGCGAGCAGCAGCGGCTGGCCTTCGCGCGCGCGCTGCTGAAGCGCCCCGCCTGGATCGTCACTCAGGATGCGACCAACGCCTTCCACCCGCGTGGTGAGCAGCTCATGTTCGAGATGCTGCACCGCGAGCTGCCGGACCTCGCGTTTCTCACCATCCGCTCGAGCCCGGGGCTCGAGCGATTCCACCATGACCGGCTCGTGCTGCGCCGGCCCCCGGCTCACCGCTCTGCGTGACTCACGAGTAGCGCGCAGGCAGCCAGCCACGCTCGACGCACTCGCGGAAGCACCAGGGCGGCGTGGTCTCGGTGCGGTAACTCCAGAAGAACCAGCCCCGAAAGCGTTCGAAGGCGAGGAGCTGCGCCGCTGCATAGGCGCGATAGGCCGTGTCTTCCTGGAACGCGTCCATGCCGCCGAGCGGGTGGCCGGGTGGACGCTCCCACGAGCGCGTGAAGCCGTCGGGGTCGAAGCCCAGGCTCCACTCGCCTGCGATCGCGGGCACGCCCAGGTCGCGCAGGACCCGCTCTCCTTCGTCGCGCCAGCTTGCGGCCGCTGCGACGTGTCCGGGCACGTCGAGCGCCTGGCTCTCCGGATCGAAGCACTGGTAGCGGTGCACGTCGTAGAGGACGTTCTGGAACCTGGCCGGGTCGAAGAAGCCGAGATACTCGCTGCGCGGGCGGAAGCCGTCGTGGAACATCACCGCGACGCGCTCGTGTGCGCAGTGAGCACGGACGGCGTCGTACGCGCGCCGGTAGAAGTCCTCGAGGAAGTCGGTCGGAATGTCCCAGCGCGGCTCATTCAGCACCTGGACCGCCCAGAGACTCGGACTCGAGCCGTAGCGTCGGGCCAGCCGCCCGAGGAGCTCTATCGAGTGAGCCACGTACTCGGGCCGTCTGTGCCAGTCACACACATCCTGGAGCCCGCCGTTGTCGAACCCGTTCTGGCAGCCCGCCGCGGCGTGCAGGTCGAGCACGACGCGCAGCCCGAGCTCGTCCGCCCAGGCGAGCGCGCGATCGAGCACGTCGATCCCGCCCTCGACGAACGGGAACGGGTCCTTCCCATACTTCGGGTGGTAGGGCACGGGCGGCCCGAGCACCCAGTGACCGACCGGGATCCGGACCGCGTCGATCCCCACCCCCGCGAGCCACGCGAAGTCGTCGCGCGTGATGAACGTGTCCCAGTGAGCGCGCAGGCGCGGCGCCGCCTCGCGGCCGAGCTCGGCGCACCAAGTCGTCTCGTCCGTGGCCGCGAGCCCTGCGAACAGGCTCGGCTTCATCCATTTCTCGAGCACGAGCCAGCCGCCGAGATTCACTCCGCGGACGGGGCGGGGATCAGGCACGGCGGTCGGGCTCAGCTCGGGCCGCGAACTCCGTCTCGGTCATGGAGCCATTGTGCCCGAATCGGGGTCGCCCCAGCGGACGTACCCCATATGGGAGATGTGCGCTCCCCCCGGCTCGAACAGACTCGAATCCCTCTAGGAGGGAGCTCGATATGTGGTCCGCTGGAGTCACGGCGTTCTGTCTTCTGTTGGGGGTTGCGGGATCGAGCGGTACGGCGGCCGCGCTGACCCTTCAGTCCGATGCGCGAATCGTCGGAATCATGCAACAGACTTGTTTTCTCGCCCCGCCCCCTGCGCCGCCCCAGTGCCAGATCTTCGGGCCGACTCAGAGCCCACCGAGCTCGTTCGCCCCCTTCAGCGGCTCCGTCACTGGCGACGCCGGGAACACCTCTATGCAGGACTCCCAGGTCGGCACGACCTCGATGACGGGATCCGGCGCGGCGAGTCTCGGGGGACATCCAAACGCAGTGAGCTCGATCTCGCGTTTCTCGATCAGCTTCATCGCCGATGCCGCTGCGACCTACTCGTTCACGGGACAGCTGTCTGGTGGCTCGAGCTCTGGACCGAGCACGACCAGCACGATCGCTCAGCTGATCGACGTCACCGCGGGGAACGTGTTCGTCTTCGAGACGAGCGCTGCCGGGCAGTTCAGCAGCACAGGCGCGCTCGTGGCCGGGCACCAGTACACAGTCTTGGTCTCCGCTAGCGTCAACACGAGCCCGAGCACCGCCTACGCGTCGACCGGGAGCTACAGCTTCATTCTTACGGCAACGCCACCTGCGTCGCCCGCGCCGCTCTTTCCGTACGAGCCGCCGCCCGACCGTTAGCCACGCTTCCGGGATGGGCCTCACCGTGGCCCTCCGTGGTGTCTGAGGGTCCACCAGCGGGGATCACACGAAACCTCTGCGTGACTGGTTCGGCCGGGCCGAAGCGCGAGTCTCCGGGCTGGGGTATGTGCCAGCGGCTGTGTGGGCGGGAGTTATCCCTGCTTCGACGTCAGTCTCGTAGCCCCGGGGCTCAACGATGTCTACGGTGAGACCTCCGGCGCCGCCTTGAGTCACTCGATCTTCGCGAACTCCATCGCGACGGGCGGAGCGTACGGAGCCGCCAGCGTCGGTCACCTCGGCCTTCCGAGCGGCGGCTGAGGGCCACTGCAACTTCCCGCGTCTACTCCAACGCGGCGCGGTGAGTCGTATGCCTAAGAGACCTTACGAGAAAGCAGCACATACGGGACGCTGGGCGGAAACGATGTTCCGCGCCCTCTCGCAGCGGGCGAACAGCCGCTGGAGAAGCTGACTGCGCAGAAGACGGCCACGAGCGCACGAGTCACTTCTCAGCGCGGCAGCGACTTGTTCAGGCGCTTCACGAGCGACGCCGCGGTGCCGACGGCCTCGCCGAGCACCGCGTCCGCCGACCTCTTCATCTGCTTCCAGGATCCCTCGGCCGCGGCCGACAGCCTGTCGAGAATGCGCGCGACATCGCGGTGCCGGCGCCGTAGAGCCGCGAGCTCGGCGCTCGCATCCTTGCGCAGCGCGCGGATACGCTGCCGCGCGTCGGCCTCGATCGCGCGCTCCGCATCGCGCAGACCCTTCTGGATCTCGCCGATCGACCTCTCCAGGTGCTGCACGCCGCGCTTGATCTCGCCGTAGGCGCCGCTGCGGCCGCGTGAGACCGAGCTTCTTGCACGTTGAGTCGCCATGACCTCGCTCCTCTGAAAGCCCGACGACCCTAGTCTCGTCGCGCAAGTGTGTGCGTCAAGAGTCGCTCCTGCTACGCCCCGGTTCCGGCTCGGGGCACGCCGCTGTCCGACACGTCCTTCAGCGATGAAGACGCCGGCCGCGGCCGTTCGACTCACCCTCCGAGCTCACTCCGATGGGCCCCTGGGCAACGCCAAGAGCACGTTGACCGGCTACGTCCCCGGCGAGACGAACGGACAGCCTGGATCCGACGGGCTCGCGCCCGGCGCCGTTGGAACCACCGCGTCGAGGGAGGGCGGGTGCGAGAAGTTGAACATGTCCTCGAGCGTGTCGGCGCTGCCATCGCGCGCAGTCAGATGTTGGATGTGTGATTCGCCGTTGCCCTGGTTGTTGCTGAGGAAGCGCTTCTCGATCAGCGCCAGGAGCGAGGCGTGGTCGCCGACCGTGTGCGAGACGTAGTGCGGCTTCGAAAACGGTGAGACGGCGATGAACGGCACGCGGACGCCGAGCTGGTCGAAGTTGGCGCACTCGGGCGGATAGGGTCCGGTCGTGGTGAAGGTCGGGCAGATGGCGAGTGCCTCGGCCGGACTCACTACGCTGCAGTTCGCGCCGCCGCCCGGCTGCGTGCTGGCGGGTGGGTTCGACAGGTCGGCGCACAGGCCGGGATCGATGCCGTCGGGATTGCGGGCATCGGTGTGCTTGCCCTGTCGCGCCCGCGGCGGGGCGACGTGGTCGTAGAAGCCGCCGTGCTCGTCGTACACGATGAAGATGATCGAGTCCTGCCAGTTCGGGCCGTTCCGCACCGCGTTGACGACGGTCGAGACGAAGCCCTCGCCCTTCCTGACGTCGGTGGGCGGATGCTCGTCGTTTTCCGCGGCGCCGCCGAAGATGATTCCGAAGATCGGATCGACGAAGGAGACCGCCGGCAGCGTGCCGTCCGCGCCTGCGCCAGGAACGCCGAGAGCGGCTGAGTGTGTGGAGTCACGAAGGGGAACGCGGACGGGCGGAAGGTGAACGACTGGGGGATCTCCGCGAAGTAGTCCACCCAAGACACGCCGTTCGAGTCGAGCAGGTCCATGATCGTGCCCGTGATCGGCTTGTAGCCCTCGGGCGGCGGCGTGATCTCGGAGGTCGTGAGGTGCCCGAACGAGGTCGCGGCCATGAGATACGACCGGTTCGGGAAGGTCTGCCCGATGACCGAGCAGAAGTAGCGGTCGTCGATCGCGAAGGTCTGCGCCAGCGCGTAGTAGAACGGGAGATCGTCCTGAGTGTAGAAGCCCATCGTGTCGTCGTCGGTGGGGGTTTCGACGCCACCGTCGGGCTGCCCCTCGGTGGTGGCGTCGTTCTGGCGCACGAACCCATCGGCGGGGCTGAAGAAGCGTGTGAGTGCCGGATGCTCGAAGAAGAGCTCCTTGTGACTCCCTTTCCACGAATGGTCGAGATCGGGCCCGACGCAGAAGCTCTGCTCGTGAAACGAGTGGACGATGCTGCCGTCGTCGTCGAGGTTCGCATTCGCGCAGCGGAAGCCGCCTTGCGAGTCGACCCTGCAGGAGAGCCCATCGACGCAGCGATGGTCGTTCTTGGGGCAGAAGCCGAGGCCACCGTGATACGGGCCTCCGGGCACGTAGGGCAGCGCCCCGAAGTAGTGATCGAAGGAGCGGTTCTCCTGCATCACGATGATGATGTGATTCACCTTGTGCAGGTCGGCGTCGGCGCGCGCGATCGTCGCGGACAGGCCGAACGCGAGCATCGAGAAGCCGATCGCCAGGGCGGTAGAGAGGGCTGCGAAGAAGTTGCGAAGCTGCATCGCCATCCTGGGGCAGCGAATTCGGTCAGCATGAGCCGAGCTCGTCGATTGCCGCTTCGACTGCTCGGTCGACGGGGGTGCCGACTCGGAGGCGAATCGCCTCGCCGGGATCCGGTGGCTCGAGGGTCTCGAGCTGGCTGGACAGGAGCGCTACAGGCATGAAGTGACCTGCGCGCGCGCGGAGCCGTCGTTCGATCTCCTCGCGGCTCCCGTCGAGGAAGACGAACCGGAGCTGGGTCGGGTCAGGGAGCCCCGAGCGGAGCACCTGCCGGTGAGAGCGCCGCAGCGCGGAGCATGCGAGGACGACGCCTCGTTTCGAGGCGACCCACTCGCGGATCGCTCGATTCAGTCGCTCGAGCCAGGGCTGCCGGTCTTCGTCGCTGAGCGACTCACCCCGGCGCATCTTCTCGACGCTCGTCGGGTCGTGCCAGTCGTCGCCTTCCTCGAAGTGGAAGCCGAGCTTCCGGGCCAGCGCTCGCCCGAGCGTGGACTTGCCCGCCCCCGACACACCCATCGTGACGATGACCATCGATGCTCCATCAGTGCGACGCCAGTGACTGCTGCAGGATCTCGAGATTCATCGGCATCACGCGGATGACTCCGCGCCGGGGGGCGTCGATGTCGGCGATCATGAAGAGCGAGATGCTGAGCACGAGCGGCAGGATCATGAACAGGGCGAACCGAACCCTGCTCTCGTGCGCGCCCGCGCCGACCACCATCATGGCGCACACCGCGATGGCCCCGAGCAGGTCCCAGGCACCGTCCGGAATCCGGTTCAACCACGCCGCGGTGGTGTAGCCCTGTGAGTTCAGCACGTCGTTCATGCCCATGACGACGGCCGTCATCACGGGGGTCTGCTGGGCGCGGGCCGCCGGTGCAACGGCCGACCACAGGTCGTTCTGCAGCTGGGCGGTCCGGTCGATGGTTCGCGCGAGCTCCTGATCGTTGCGCGTCGTGTAGTAGAGGATGCGCTGATCGAGATAGGCCACGAGCAGCGCGCGCGCTTTCTGGGCATCGGCCGCGGGCAGCATGTCCACCCGCAGATACTCCGTGCCGATGGCGTTGGCCTCCTCCTCCTCCAGGTTCTTGCGCTGGTCGTAGCGAGTCACCGCCATC
This genomic window from Myxococcota bacterium contains:
- a CDS encoding glycoside hydrolase family 5 protein; this translates as MPDPRPVRGVNLGGWLVLEKWMKPSLFAGLAATDETTWCAELGREAAPRLRAHWDTFITRDDFAWLAGVGIDAVRIPVGHWVLGPPVPYHPKYGKDPFPFVEGGIDVLDRALAWADELGLRVVLDLHAAAGCQNGFDNGGLQDVCDWHRRPEYVAHSIELLGRLARRYGSSPSLWAVQVLNEPRWDIPTDFLEDFYRRAYDAVRAHCAHERVAVMFHDGFRPRSEYLGFFDPARFQNVLYDVHRYQCFDPESQALDVPGHVAAAASWRDEGERVLRDLGVPAIAGEWSLGFDPDGFTRSWERPPGHPLGGMDAFQEDTAYRAYAAAQLLAFERFRGWFFWSYRTETTPPWCFRECVERGWLPARYS
- a CDS encoding ABC transporter ATP-binding protein/permease, with the protein product MTAEPTPRRASGTPRLTSAGFLREVLRLATPYWSSEQKLRVRGVTFLLLILTGGQVGITVWGNYWNRDFFDALEARSVSRVLVQVAVFAAIFAASIAVTAAHLMVKRWLQLGWREWLTLKLVGRWMEGGRHYRLLLAPAAHDNPDQRIAEDIRIATESAVALAHTLVYSVLTLGLFVEILWSVSGPATVSGTTIQVPGFMVPLAFLYAGVGSALGWWLGRPLVRSTNALQTAEADFRFGLASAREHSEAIALVRGEPGERARASTRFAEIIRSWDRQSLAYMGLVSFSTGYGGLLPVFPLLVAAPRYIAGFMTLGALMQAAQAFQRLTGALSWPVDNLGELASCRTAAGRVLALHQDLERLDSEARAPSAARIVVSPSSERRLAIEDLSIAEPSGEVLLEGLSAELGRGKRLLVTGDSTVTSTLFKVIAGLWPWGRGRVLLPRDKDRGVLLIPQRPFLPEGSLRQALCYPSPPSVFDDKALRHALECAGILWLARRLDKVGQWERILPLREQQRLAFARALLKRPAWIVTQDATNAFHPRGEQLMFEMLHRELPDLAFLTIRSSPGLERFHHDRLVLRRPPAHRSA
- a CDS encoding alkaline phosphatase family protein — translated: MGGLLRGDPPVVHLPPVRVPLRDSTHSAALGVPGAGADGTLPAVSFVDPIFGIIFGGAAENDEHPPTDVRKGEGFVSTVVNAVRNGPNWQDSIIFIVYDEHGGFYDHVAPPRARQGKHTDARNPDGIDPGLCADLSNPPASTQPGGGANCSVVSPAEALAICPTFTTTGPYPPECANFDQLGVRVPFIAVSPFSKPHYVSHTVGDHASLLALIEKRFLSNNQGNGESHIQHLTARDGSADTLEDMFNFSHPPSLDAVVPTAPGASPSDPGCPFVSPGT
- a CDS encoding outer membrane lipoprotein-sorting protein, producing the protein MVALENDRGLPTTYMYTETVAVPKQIRGDGLGAGVFGTNFTFDDFERFMSLNRTEESKRLSDETREGHPSFVLVSTPRDPIRGSYTKVKTWVYGDQERVRRVLKADLDRIVTKDGLSYPGRITLRDLTEGTQTQLDITSSEIDGKLVSQGELEVGELGRYCR
- a CDS encoding gluconokinase, with product MVIVTMGVSGAGKSTLGRALARKLGFHFEEGDDWHDPTSVEKMRRGESLSDEDRQPWLERLNRAIREWVASKRGVVLACSALRRSHRQVLRSGLPDPTQLRFVFLDGSREEIERRLRARAGHFMPVALLSSQLETLEPPDPGEAIRLRVGTPVDRAVEAAIDELGSC